The window GTGACGGAGTGGGTGGATGGAGTGACGTCCCGCCTCCCGGGATGGACACGCCCGGTGGGCCGCTACCTGCTCCTCCTTCTGATCACCTCAGCCGCTGCTCAGGCCGGGACCGCCCCGTTCCTCGCCTACCACTTCGGGACGATCTACCCGCTCTCCCTCGTCGGGAACCTAGCCGCGATCCCGCTTGCCACCCTCGCACTCTGGACCGGGCTTTTCACCCTCATCCTTTCCCCCACCCCGCTCTTTCCCCTGCTCGGCCGGTTGTTCGCCGGCATCCTGGACGGATTGATCCGGGTCGTCGAACGGCTCGCCGCGCTCCCGGGCGCGTCCCTCCCGGTCTCCGGATGGGTTGGAGTTTGGATCGGAGGGATGGTGGTCTACTTCCTCCTCGTCGCTATCTACTGGCGGGACCGGTCGTCGTGCACCTCGTACTCGACGTCGATCACGTCGTCCGCACCCGCCCGTTTTCGGGAAGGGATGAAGTAGGTGGCGAGGAGGACGATCCCGGCGAGGTCGGTGAGCAGGCCGGGGACGAGGAGGAGGACCCCGGCGAGGAGGAACCGGAGGGCACGGCGGTGCAGGATCTGCTGAAGCGAGAACTGCCCGGCGAGGAGGCTGACCATCATCCCGGCGACCGCATTCCCGGCCCCGAGCCGCAGGAGGATCACCCCGATCACCCCGGTGAGGATGATCTCGCCGAGGATCGGGGCTCCGCCGATCAACTGACCGATCTTGATCAGACCAAACAGCTCCACGCAGGCGAACAAAAAGAAAAGAAACGGCATCCGGATCACCGCCTTCATGTTACCGACAAACCCTGGGTTGGGCAACAGGACAGGGGAACTTGACACGCGCTCGCTGTCGACTAGCCTAGTAAGCGATGGAAGACGAGCGCAGGTACTTGATCGGACTGAACCTGATCCCGGAGCTTTCCCCGCGGCGGATGGGGATCCTCCTCTCTCACTTCTCCTCCCCGCGGGAGATCTGGACCGCCCCGGCCGCGGCCCTGGAGGAGCTTCCCGGCTTCTCCTCCGTCGCCGCTCGGATCGCCGCCGCCCGCGACGAGGGGGCGATCGACCGCGAGCTCGCCCGGGCGGAAAGGATCGGCGCCCGGATCATCACCCTGCTCGATCCGGAGTACCCGCCCCTCCTGCGCGAGATCGAGGATCCCCCGGCCGTCCTCTACGCAAGCGGCGGAGGAATCCCCGATTTCCGGCGCGGGATCGCGATCGTGGGGACAAGGCGGGCGAGCGGATACGGGAGGACAGTGGCACACCAGCTTGCAGCAGAGCTGGCGCGGCTCGGGATCGTCATCGTCAGCGGGCTCGCCGTGGGGATCGATACCGCCGCTCATCGCGGTGCAGTTGACGGCGGAGGGACGACCGTCGCCGTACTCGGGTCCGGACTCGGCCACATCTACCCGGCGGCGAACGTCCGCCTCGCCCGGGAGATCGAGAGAGAAGGCGGCCTGATCCTGAGCGAGTTTCCAATTGATACCCGCCCGGCCAAGTGGACGTTCCCGCAGCGGAACAGGATCATCTCCGGCCTGAGCCGCGGGGTGGTCGTGGTCGAGGCCCCGGAGCGAAGCGGTGCCTTGATCACCGCCCGCCTCGCCGCCGAGCAGGGACGGGAGGTATTCGCGGTCCCGGGCCCGATCACGAGCACCTCCAGCCGAGGGACGAACCGGCTGATCCAGGACGGAGCGCGCCCCGTGCTCGCGGCCGCTGATGTCATCTCGGAATTTCCCGACCTCAAGTCCCTCCTTCACCCGGCCCGGTCCGAGGAGGGAGCTGAGGTTCCCTCCCTCACCCCGACGGAACAGCGGGTGTACGAGATGATCGGCCTTGAACCGACCCACATTGACGATATCATTGCTGCAGGGAACATTTCCCCCACCGAGGCGGCGCATACCCTCCTGATGCTGCAGATGAAGGATCTGATCCGGGAGGTGGAGGGACGCCGTTATATCAAGAGGCCGTAGGAGGTAGAAGTGTCTATCCAACGTACTTTGGTGTTATGCAAGCCTGATGCGGTGCAGCGGGGATTGGTCGGGAGGATCATCTCTCGGTTCGAGGACAAGGGGCTGAAGATCGTGGGGATGAAGATGCTCACTGTCGGGGAGGCCCTTGCCCACGAGCATTACCAGGAACATGCGAAAAAGCCGTTCTTCTCCGAGCTCGTCTCGTTCATCACCTCCTCCCCGATCGTCGCGCTGGCGATCGAGGGGGACAACGCGGTCGAGGTCGTGCGGGGACTGATGGGGGCGACCAACCCCCAGGCGGCGGCTCCGGGGACGATCCGCGGCGACTTCGGGCTGAACCTGACCAAGAACCTCGTGCACGGATCGGACTCCGTCGCCTCGGCGACCCGCGAGCTCGGGCTGTTCTTCGACGAAACCGAGCTGCACGACTACGAACTCACAATAGGAAGCTGGATGTGAACCCGCATCCCCACGGAGGATAGATGATGGAACTTCCGAAGCGCTACCGGCCCGACGAGGTCGAGGGGGAGATGTACCGGCTGTGGGAGGAGGGGAGGTACTTCCATGCCGAGGTGGACCCGAACAAACAACCGTTCTCGATCGTCATCCCTCCTCCGAACGTCACCGGGCGGCTCCACATGGGGCACGCATTGAACAACACCCTTCAGGATATCCTGATCCGCTACAAGCGGATGGACGGCTACGCCGCGTGCTGGTTCCCCGGGACCGACCACGCCGGGATCGCCACCCAGAACGTGGTGGAGCGGGCGCTGGAACGGGAAGGGATCTCCCGTCACGACCTCGGGAGGGAGCGGTTCGTCGCCCGGGTGTGGGAGTGGAAGAAAAAGTACGGTTCCGAGATCATCGATCAGCTGAAGGCGCTGGGGGCATCGTGCGACTGGGATCGCCTCCGGTTCACCCTGGACGAGGGTCTCTCCCGCGCCGTCCGCCAGGCGTTCGTCGACCTGTTCGACGCCGGCCTGATCTACCGCGGCGACTACCTGATCAACTGGTGCCCGCGCTGCGGGACCGCCCTGTCCGACATCGAGGTCGAGCACAAGGAGGTCGATGGTAATCTCTATTACATCAGCTACCCGCTTAAGGACGGGGGATCGGTGACGATCGCCACCACCCGGCCGGAGACGATGCTCGGGGACACCGCGGTGGCGGTGAACCCGGACGACCCGCGCCACAGCGATCTGATCGGAAAGACGGCGATCCTCCCGCTCCTCGACCGTCCCCTCCCGATCGTCGGAGCGGAGGAGGTCGATCCCGAGTTCGGGACCGGAGTCCTCAAGATCACCCCGGCGCACGACCCGGTCGACTTCCAGATCGGGAAGCGCTACGACCTTCCCGGGATCAACATCCTGAACGAGGACGGGACGATCAACGACAACGGCGGCCCGTTCGCCGGGATGACCCGGGAGGAGGCGCGAGAGGCGATCGTCGCCCGGCTCAAGGAGGAGGGCTACCTGGAGAAGGTCGAGCCGTACCGCCATGCGGTCGGGCACTGCCAACGCTGCGGGACCGCGGTCGAGCCGATCATCTCCACCCAGTGGTTCGTGCGAATGCGGCCGCTCGCCGCCCCGGCGATCGAGGCGGTGAAACGGGGCGAGATCGTGTTCCACCCGGCCCGATGGACGAAGCTCTACTACGAGTGGCTGGAGAACATCCGCGATTGGTGCATCTCGCGCCAGCTGTGGTG of the Candidatus Bipolaricaulota bacterium genome contains:
- a CDS encoding FxsA family protein, with the protein product MPFLFFLFACVELFGLIKIGQLIGGAPILGEIILTGVIGVILLRLGAGNAVAGMMVSLLAGQFSLQQILHRRALRFLLAGVLLLVPGLLTDLAGIVLLATYFIPSRKRAGADDVIDVEYEVHDDRSRQ
- the dprA gene encoding DNA-processing protein DprA, which gives rise to MEDERRYLIGLNLIPELSPRRMGILLSHFSSPREIWTAPAAALEELPGFSSVAARIAAARDEGAIDRELARAERIGARIITLLDPEYPPLLREIEDPPAVLYASGGGIPDFRRGIAIVGTRRASGYGRTVAHQLAAELARLGIVIVSGLAVGIDTAAHRGAVDGGGTTVAVLGSGLGHIYPAANVRLAREIEREGGLILSEFPIDTRPAKWTFPQRNRIISGLSRGVVVVEAPERSGALITARLAAEQGREVFAVPGPITSTSSRGTNRLIQDGARPVLAAADVISEFPDLKSLLHPARSEEGAEVPSLTPTEQRVYEMIGLEPTHIDDIIAAGNISPTEAAHTLLMLQMKDLIREVEGRRYIKRP
- the ndk gene encoding nucleoside-diphosphate kinase, whose amino-acid sequence is MQRTLVLCKPDAVQRGLVGRIISRFEDKGLKIVGMKMLTVGEALAHEHYQEHAKKPFFSELVSFITSSPIVALAIEGDNAVEVVRGLMGATNPQAAAPGTIRGDFGLNLTKNLVHGSDSVASATRELGLFFDETELHDYELTIGSWM